Within the Vibrio tasmaniensis genome, the region ATGAATATAAAGAGCGTCTCAATGTGTCTTTTGGACAGATCTTCTATATCGACAAAGACACGAAACAAAATTTACAACTCGATACTAAAAATAAGAATTCGAACTACTCGTCTTGGGCAGTAGAGGTCGACTTTAACTATGACGACTATCTATTTTATCATGGCGGTGTACAGTACGATATCGACACGTCAGCGATGCAACTAGCTAACAGCACCATTGAGTACCGTTTTTCTGGTGGTTATATCCAAACCAACTACCGCTACGTAACCAAAGAGTATATCGAAGACACTGTTGATTTTAATGTTGGATCGATTACTAAAGATGGTATATCTCAGGCAGGATTACTCGGTTCTTATAAGATTTCGCGAAAATGGAGTGCTAGCGCTCAGTATTTCTATGATTTAACGACCGAAGAGAACCTTGAGTGGTTAGCGAAACTCAATTACAAATCAGATTGTTGGTATATCGGCTTCACCTACAGTAATCAATTACGTAGATGGGAAGGCGATTACATCAACACGTCGAATGCAACGCCAGTGTACGAGAAAAACTTTGGTTTTAACTTCGGTATTATTGGCTTTGGAACCAATATAGGCTCTGATTCAAGCGAAGTAAGTGAAACGAGTTCAAGTAACGCACTTAGCTATGGTCGCCCATTCTTCTTAAACAACTAATTTTCTTTATTGATAAACAATCAGTAAATACAAAGGATTACACATGACATTGTGGAAACACACATTAATAGCTATCGCAGCAGCTTGCACTGTATCAACGAGCTACGCAGCACCGGTTGAGCTCGATAGCGTAAAAGTGATCGTTAACGAAGGCGTTATCTTACAAAGTGACATCGACGCTTCAATGAAGACACTGCGTGCAAACGCTAAAAAAAGTGGCCAAACATTACCGTCACAAGATGTATTGAATGAGCAAGTTCTAGAAAAGCTGATCATTGATACTATTCAAACTCAAGAAGCGGAACGTATCGGTGTTCGTATTGATGATGCTCGACTTGATCAAGCAATCGAAGACATTGCGAAAGACAACAACCAGACAGTCGCTCAGCTGACAGCGTCCGTTGCTGAAGAAGGCCTGAGCTACAATGCATTTCGTGAACAAGTAAGAAAAGAGATTGCAGCAAGTGAAGCTCGCAATGCCTTGGTTCGCCGTCGTATTAATATCCTTCCTGCAGAGGTCGATAACCTAACGGATATCCTAGCGCAAGAAACCAATGCGACTGTTCAATACAAAATTGGCCACATTCAACTTCGATTCAATGATGACCAAACCAAAGAAGAATTAGAAGCACAAGCGACAGATTTAGTGGAAGAACTAAACAACGGCAAAGACTTCAGCACTATGGCTTATACTTACTCTAAAGGCCCTAAAGCACTGCAAGGTGGTGATTGGGGTTGGATGCGTAAAGAAGAGATGCCTACGATTTTTGCAGACCAAATCAAAATGCAGAATAAAGGCAGCATCATCGGTCCATTCCGAAGCGGTGTTGGCTTCCATATTCTAAAAATTGAAGACGTAAAAGGTTTAGAAACCGTTGCCGTTACCGAAGTTAATGCACGTCATATCTTGATTAAACCGACGGTTATCTTGAGTGATGACGGTGCCAAAGAGCAGCTTGAAGAAATCACGCGTCGCGTAAACGCGGGTGAAGCTAGCTTTGGTGAACTTGCGCAGCAATACAGCCAAGACCCAGGCTCAGCCGTTCAAGATGGTGAACTAGGTTACCAAACTCCTGATTTATATGTGCCTGAATTCAAGCACCAAGTAGAAACACTACCTGAAGGTAAAATCAGTGCACCATTCAAAACGGTTCATGGCTGGCATATTGTTGAAGTGCTTGATCGCAGAGAAGTAGACCGTACAGACTCAGCTTTGAAGAATAAAGCATACCAAATTCTATTTAACCGTAAGTTCAATGAAGAAGCTGGCGCTTGGCTGCAAGAAGTAAGAGCGAGTGCTTTTGTTGAAATGGTTGAGGATGACCAAGATGACAACTAAACGCCTTGTCATTACGGCAGGTGAACCTGCGGGAATTGGGCCAGATTTAACTCTCGCCTTATCCCAAGAAAGCTGGCCACATCAGCTCGTAGTTTGTGCGGACAAAACCCTACTAGCAGAACGAGCTAAAATGTTAGGGATCGAGGTTGAGCTGTTGGATTACGATTCAACCGCACCCAAACAACCTCAACGCTCTGGAACATTGGTTGTGAAACATGTTCCACTCGCTGAAGTCGCCGTTGCGGGTCAACTTAATGAAGCGAACGGCCACTACGTATTAAATACATTAGAAACCGCAGCAATTGGCTGTATGAATGATGAATTTGATGCTATTGTCACCGGCCCTGTTCACAAGGGTGTAATTAACCGAGCTGGCGTTGCTTTTAGTGGCCATACCGAGTTCTTTGCAGAGAAGTCCAATACTCCACTTGTCGTGATGATGTTGGCAACAGAAGGGCTGCGTGTTGCTCTCGTAACAACGCACATCCCGCTAGCTTATGTATCTCAAGCAGTGACTGAAGACAGATTAGAGCAAATCATTGCTATTCTGCATAAAGATTTGGTCGAAAAATTTGCTATAGAGAAACCGACTATTTACGTGTGTGGATTGAACCCACATGCGGGTGAAGATGGTTGTTTGGGTCGTGAAGAGATAGAAACTATCACCCCTACGCTAGAAAAAATTCGCCACAAAGATGGTATTAATTTAGTTGGCCCATTGCCAGCAGACACCATCTTTAATGAAAAATATTTGCAAGATGCAGATGCTGTTTTAGGTATGTATCACGACCAAGTACTCCCGGTATTGAAATACAAAGGGTTTGGTCGCTCAGTGAACATCACGCTTGGCTTGCCGTTTATTCGCACATCAGTCGATCACGGTACCGCCTTAGACTTGGCAGGGAAAGGCCAAGCCGATACAGGGAGCTTTAGAACAGCGCTCACGCACGCCATTGAATTAGTAGAGAAAAAGCAATGAGAAATGATGTCCACTTAGGGCACAAAGCGCGTAAACGTTTTGGTCAAAACTTCCTTAACGATCCATACATTATTGATGGAATCGTATCGAGTATTAACCCACTACCAGGCCAGAACTTAGTAGAAATCGGCCCTGGTCTTGGTGCGATTACTGAGCCTGTTGGCAAGCTTGTCGACAAGTTCACAGTAATTGAACTGGATAGAGATCTTGCTGAACGTCTACGTAATCACCCTGATCTTGCTGAAAAGTTAACGATCTATGAAGGCGATGCAATGAAGTTCGATTTCGAACAACTTGTTAAGCCAAACAACAAGCTACGTATCTTCGGTAACTTGCCATACAACATCTCTACACCATTGATGTTCCACCTTTTTGAGTTCCATAAAGACGTGCAAGACATGCACTTTATGCTTCAAAAAGAAGTCGTTAACCGATTAGCAGCAGGCCCTGGCACTAAAGCTTACGGTCGTCTAACGGTTATGGCTCAATATTACTGTAAAGTCACTCCGGTGTTAGAAGTGCCACCAACAGCATTTGTTCCGCCACCGAAAGTAGACTCAGCAGTTGTTCGCCTTCAGCCTTATGAAGTACTGCCTTACCCGGCAAAAGATCTTAAGTGGTTAGATCGCGTATGCCGCGAAGGCTTTAACCAACGTCGTAAAACAGTACGTAACTGCTACAAGAGCCTAATCGACAAGGAAGTGCTTGAAGAGCTAGGGGTAAACCCTGGCATGCGCCCTGAGAACCTAACGCTCGAACAGTTTGTCGATATGGCGAACTGGTTGCACGACAGTCACAACGCTGACAAATAATCGTAAAAGGCTCCTACACTTCGGTGAGGAGCCTATTTTTTATGTAATACTTAAAGCATACCAACAACAAAAGGTGCGAATATGGATATATCTACGCCTTGTATCAAATGCCAGGTTCATTCTAAATATATTGAAGAACAATCTGAGCCATCTAAAAATCGCTACGTTTTCGCTTACATCATTACCATCAAAAACCTAAGTAAAACAACGGTGCAACTTATGTCTCGCCGCTGGTTGATTACCGACTCTAACGGTAAACAACTCACCATAGAAGGTGATGGCGTGGTTGGACAGCAGCCGGTGATTGAAGCCAATGACGAATACACATATACCAGTGGTACCGTCATCGAAACCCCTGTGGGCGTTATGCAAGGACACTATGTGATGACCGATCATAAAGGCATTGATTTCATAACAGAAGTCGACCCATTTAGACTGGCTATCCCCAATATTCTTAACTAATACACATCTCTACCACTTACAGGAAAATGCTGTGTCGAATTATATTGTCGGAGACATCCAAGGATGCTTCGACGAACTTCAGTTACTGCTTGAAACCATCAACTTTGATAAACAACAAGATACTTTATGGGTCGCCGGAGACTTGGTTGCTCGTGGCCCTAAATCTTTAGAGACGTTACGTTTTGTTCGTAACCTTGGCAGTTCAGCGAAGGTGGTATTGGGTAACCATGATTTACATCTACTTGCGGTATCCTTAGGCCTCTTTTCAGCCAAGCCAAAAGATAAGACTCAACCAATTCTTGACGCTGAAGACCGTGACCAATTGCTGGAATGGTTAAGACAACAACCCTTGATGCAAGAGCACCCAGAGTTTGTCATGACACATGCAGGCATCTCACCTCAATGGGACTTAGAACAAGCACGTACAGAGAGTCGAGAGATAGCGTCATTACTGAAATCGGACCGTTGGCAGTGGCTTATCGAGAACATGTACAGCAACACACCAGATCTCTGGAGCAACGAGTTGCAAGGCATAGAGCGCTATCGTTATGCGATCAATAGCCTGACAAGAATGCGCTTCTGTTTTGAAGATAGCCGACTCGACATGGCATGTAAGCTACCACCGAATGAAATTACCGATGAACCACTAGTGCCATGGTTTGACCTTCCGCAACGCATAAAGCTCGATAAAACCGTTGTTTTTGGACACTGGGCTGCGCTTGAAGGCTATAACGGAAAAGATGTAATTGGACTTGATACTGGATGCGTGTGGGGAGGAGAATTGACGATACTTCGCTGGGAAGATAAAAAGTTTTTCACTCAAGATGCGCTATAGAGATACGAGATACGAGATACGAGATACGAGATACGAGATACGAGATACGAGATACGAGATACGAGATACGAGATACGAGATACGAGAAGTTTGCGTTACTGTTACAGTAACGCAAACGTTTTTAATTTTAGAGCTTAACGCTCGAGAACCACAAACTCCATGTTGTGTTTATTCTTCTCATCGGCTTGATAAGTTTCACTAAAGCTCTGCTTCCAACCTTCTCCCCAACTAGGGAACTGTGTATCGCCATCAACTTCGAGGTCGATATAAGTCAGATAGAGCTTGTTCGCTTTAGGTAAGCAGCTTTCATAGATCGAACCGCCACCGATGATCATCACTTCATCAACATCGCTTACTAGCTCTAATGCTTGATCAATTGACGTTACCGTTGTCACACCTTCGATTTCTAAACTCTCGTCGCGGCTGATTACGACATTTAATCGGCCAGGTAAAGGGCGACCAATCGAATCATAGGTCTTACGCCCCATCACTACCGGCTTACCCATCGTTGAGCGTTTAAACCATGCGAAATCTGCAGGTAAATGCCATGGCATCTGATTATCTTTACCAATTACACGGTTGTTTGCCATTGCCGCTATCATACTGATGATCATAAATAGAAAGTCCTGTCCTTACCCGAAAATAAAATTGAAGCTAGACGATAGGTCTACGACGGTAGAATAACAGCCCAGGCACCGCCAAGCCAACCGCTAGCCCTGCGATAATGAACATCGATTTTAAGAAATTCTCCATCAACATGGCGAGCAACTCTGGGTTATACCCTGCTCGGTTGATTTCTACCATAGCAATCATAGCTTTGAACGCGAAGACTCCTGGAACCATCGGAATCAAAGCGGCGACAGTAAATACCTTTGGGTGCGCCAACAGTTTATGTGACCAATGAACCCCAATCATCCCGACAATGGTCGCCGCGAAGAACGTCGCCCATTCTATGGGAATGCCGAAATGCATCATTAAGTAACGGCTACCGTGGCCAATTGAGCCTCCAAGCGCACAATAGATCAACGCACGTTGTGGTACGTTAAAAACCAATGCAAAGCCGACGGCAGGTATGGCAGCAAAAAACATATCGTTCAGAAGGCCTACCAATAATTCAAAGATAGTCATTAGTTTGCCCACCCCCACACGTCTGAAAGGCTCATCGCTGCAACAATGCCTAAGCTTGTTGCCAACGTTAATAAACTGGCCATGGTGAAGCGTGCTAGCCCCATATTAATATGGCCTTTAAGCATATCTGCAACAGAGTTAATTAAAGGGAAACCGGGTACAAGCATCAGCACAGAAGAAGCCATGACGATAGTGGGTTGACCACCGATGTTATAAAGAACCGCTTGCGCTGAAATAGTTGTCGTAACAAACGCTGTGATAGCAAAGTTTAATAAGGGGTTAAAATGGCGATGACCAATTTCTTGTCTGACGATCATACCGCAAGCTGAAGCAATAAAAGTCATCATGAAGACTTGCCAGTCTCCGCCCGCAAGATGGCTGAAAGAGGCGCACGACAACCCTATCATCACAACTACTAACCAACGGTTGTAGCGCTCGGGGCTGATGTTTTGAATCTTTTTATAC harbors:
- the surA gene encoding peptidylprolyl isomerase SurA; this encodes MTLWKHTLIAIAAACTVSTSYAAPVELDSVKVIVNEGVILQSDIDASMKTLRANAKKSGQTLPSQDVLNEQVLEKLIIDTIQTQEAERIGVRIDDARLDQAIEDIAKDNNQTVAQLTASVAEEGLSYNAFREQVRKEIAASEARNALVRRRINILPAEVDNLTDILAQETNATVQYKIGHIQLRFNDDQTKEELEAQATDLVEELNNGKDFSTMAYTYSKGPKALQGGDWGWMRKEEMPTIFADQIKMQNKGSIIGPFRSGVGFHILKIEDVKGLETVAVTEVNARHILIKPTVILSDDGAKEQLEEITRRVNAGEASFGELAQQYSQDPGSAVQDGELGYQTPDLYVPEFKHQVETLPEGKISAPFKTVHGWHIVEVLDRREVDRTDSALKNKAYQILFNRKFNEEAGAWLQEVRASAFVEMVEDDQDDN
- the pdxA gene encoding 4-hydroxythreonine-4-phosphate dehydrogenase PdxA; its protein translation is MTTKRLVITAGEPAGIGPDLTLALSQESWPHQLVVCADKTLLAERAKMLGIEVELLDYDSTAPKQPQRSGTLVVKHVPLAEVAVAGQLNEANGHYVLNTLETAAIGCMNDEFDAIVTGPVHKGVINRAGVAFSGHTEFFAEKSNTPLVVMMLATEGLRVALVTTHIPLAYVSQAVTEDRLEQIIAILHKDLVEKFAIEKPTIYVCGLNPHAGEDGCLGREEIETITPTLEKIRHKDGINLVGPLPADTIFNEKYLQDADAVLGMYHDQVLPVLKYKGFGRSVNITLGLPFIRTSVDHGTALDLAGKGQADTGSFRTALTHAIELVEKKQ
- the rsmA gene encoding 16S rRNA (adenine(1518)-N(6)/adenine(1519)-N(6))-dimethyltransferase RsmA, encoding MRNDVHLGHKARKRFGQNFLNDPYIIDGIVSSINPLPGQNLVEIGPGLGAITEPVGKLVDKFTVIELDRDLAERLRNHPDLAEKLTIYEGDAMKFDFEQLVKPNNKLRIFGNLPYNISTPLMFHLFEFHKDVQDMHFMLQKEVVNRLAAGPGTKAYGRLTVMAQYYCKVTPVLEVPPTAFVPPPKVDSAVVRLQPYEVLPYPAKDLKWLDRVCREGFNQRRKTVRNCYKSLIDKEVLEELGVNPGMRPENLTLEQFVDMANWLHDSHNADK
- the apaG gene encoding Co2+/Mg2+ efflux protein ApaG produces the protein MDISTPCIKCQVHSKYIEEQSEPSKNRYVFAYIITIKNLSKTTVQLMSRRWLITDSNGKQLTIEGDGVVGQQPVIEANDEYTYTSGTVIETPVGVMQGHYVMTDHKGIDFITEVDPFRLAIPNILN
- the apaH gene encoding bis(5'-nucleosyl)-tetraphosphatase (symmetrical) ApaH → MSNYIVGDIQGCFDELQLLLETINFDKQQDTLWVAGDLVARGPKSLETLRFVRNLGSSAKVVLGNHDLHLLAVSLGLFSAKPKDKTQPILDAEDRDQLLEWLRQQPLMQEHPEFVMTHAGISPQWDLEQARTESREIASLLKSDRWQWLIENMYSNTPDLWSNELQGIERYRYAINSLTRMRFCFEDSRLDMACKLPPNEITDEPLVPWFDLPQRIKLDKTVVFGHWAALEGYNGKDVIGLDTGCVWGGELTILRWEDKKFFTQDAL
- the folA gene encoding type 3 dihydrofolate reductase yields the protein MIISMIAAMANNRVIGKDNQMPWHLPADFAWFKRSTMGKPVVMGRKTYDSIGRPLPGRLNVVISRDESLEIEGVTTVTSIDQALELVSDVDEVMIIGGGSIYESCLPKANKLYLTYIDLEVDGDTQFPSWGEGWKQSFSETYQADEKNKHNMEFVVLER
- a CDS encoding threonine/serine exporter family protein, which codes for MTIFELLVGLLNDMFFAAIPAVGFALVFNVPQRALIYCALGGSIGHGSRYLMMHFGIPIEWATFFAATIVGMIGVHWSHKLLAHPKVFTVAALIPMVPGVFAFKAMIAMVEINRAGYNPELLAMLMENFLKSMFIIAGLAVGLAVPGLLFYRRRPIV
- a CDS encoding threonine/serine exporter family protein — its product is MASEQRAISRLVAQSGQMLLAHGAESTLVGDIMRRIGIACGVNEVEVALSANALVVTTVMDDHCITTTRSCADRGINMQVITDIQRICIMMEKGILDYDLAYKKIQNISPERYNRWLVVVMIGLSCASFSHLAGGDWQVFMMTFIASACGMIVRQEIGHRHFNPLLNFAITAFVTTTISAQAVLYNIGGQPTIVMASSVLMLVPGFPLINSVADMLKGHINMGLARFTMASLLTLATSLGIVAAMSLSDVWGWAN